A genomic stretch from Pristiophorus japonicus isolate sPriJap1 chromosome 6, sPriJap1.hap1, whole genome shotgun sequence includes:
- the LOC139266209 gene encoding G-protein coupled receptor 55-like — protein sequence MQLVIYIPTFVLGLPFNMLALYMFCCKIKRWTESTIYMSNLALADILLLFSLPFKMINQNGIWPFDKAFCSFVESLYFVNMYASIFIITSISIDRYIAIIHPLKARDFRSPRNTLAVCLAIWAFVWLGSIPIYGFHVTLDSTNSSIHNISCFHGFSDKSWNPGLIAFLELVGFLIPMAIMVFCSVRIIRKLLRRQCETPGGCQACIRIITVNLAIFICSFAPTHLGIFLQFLVRQDIIGINYCSTRKGISLFIQGAMCLANVNCCLDAICYYFVAKEFRDQGSRTKRSLASIFSVNEVSL from the coding sequence ATGCAGCTGGTGATCTACATCCCCACCTTCGTCCTGGGGCTTCCCTTCAACATGCTGGCCCTCTACATGTTCTGCTGCAAGATCAAGAGATGGACCGAATCCACCATTTATATGAGCAACCTTGCCCTGGCGGACATCCTGCTGCTCTTCTCCCTTCCTTTTAAGATGATCAACCAGAATGGGATCTGGCCTTTCGACAAGGCCTTCTGCTCCTTCGTAGAGTCCCTCTACTTTGTCAACATGTACGCCAGCATCTTCATCATCACCTCCATCAGCATCGATCGTTACATCGCCATCATCCACCCTCTGAAGGCCAGGGATTTCCGATCCCCCCGGAACACCCTGGCGGTCTGCCTTGCCATCTGGGCCTTTGTCTGGCTGGGGAGCATCCCCATCTACGGGTTCCACGTCACCCTGGACTCCACTAACTCCAGCATCCACAACATTTCCTGCTTTCACGGCTTCTCCGATAAGTCGTGGAACCCGGGCCTGATTGCCTTCTTGGAGCTGGTGGGCTTTCTGATCCCGATGGCGATTATGGTCTTTTGTTCGGTCCGAATCATCAGGAAACTTCTACGGAGACAATGCGAGACCCCCGGAGGCTGCCAAGCCTGCATCAGAATCATCACTGTCAACCTGGCAATCTTCATCTGCTCATTTGCCCCCACCCACCTTGGCATCTTCCTCCAATTTTTAGTGAGGCAGGACATCATTGGCATAAATTACTGCTCGACACGAAAAGGCATCAGTTTATTTATTCAGGGTGCCATGTGCCTAGCCAATGTCAACTGCTGCCTGGACGCCATTTGTTACTATTTTGTTGCGAAGGAATTCCGTGACCAAGGCTCACGCACCAAACGATCCTTGGCTTCCATTTTCTCAGTCAATGAAGTGAGTCTTTAA